In Paenibacillus phoenicis, one genomic interval encodes:
- a CDS encoding IS4 family transposase, giving the protein MGKLKLIDSTGITLPPILAKWCYCSETNHGVKMHTSLVVMDSKTMYPDKIIASTKDVADHEVALEFTIAKAATYVMDRGYQVYFQKWLKDKIKFVCCVKENSRLTVIRERELPKRQKGFIRDADVKLPDFPWIFRLIEFCDDQKRTYCLVTNRFDLSAHQIAEVYRNRWHIELFFKWVKQHIRLVKPHGYTPEAIWNQMYIALIAYALCLLVKLTLNCKKSAWDLLQLMRIYAEKPWDDFLVAIYRKPTRTSKGRPKRNGRPPKKATKSMEPKLIVR; this is encoded by the coding sequence ATGGGTAAACTCAAACTCATCGATTCGACGGGGATTACCTTGCCGCCTATTCTCGCGAAATGGTGCTACTGCTCAGAGACGAATCACGGCGTGAAGATGCACACTTCCTTGGTCGTCATGGATTCCAAAACCATGTATCCGGACAAAATCATCGCTTCCACCAAGGACGTCGCGGACCATGAAGTGGCTCTGGAATTTACGATCGCCAAAGCCGCGACTTACGTGATGGATCGCGGCTACCAAGTATATTTTCAGAAATGGCTAAAGGACAAAATCAAGTTTGTCTGCTGCGTCAAGGAAAATAGCCGATTAACGGTCATCCGAGAAAGGGAACTGCCCAAAAGACAGAAGGGATTCATCCGAGATGCCGACGTGAAACTTCCGGACTTTCCCTGGATCTTTCGCTTAATCGAGTTTTGCGATGACCAGAAGCGAACCTATTGTCTTGTAACGAATCGCTTCGACTTGTCTGCGCACCAAATCGCTGAGGTTTACCGAAATCGCTGGCATATCGAGTTGTTTTTCAAGTGGGTCAAACAGCATATTCGATTGGTTAAACCGCATGGTTATACGCCCGAAGCGATATGGAACCAAATGTATATTGCTTTGATCGCCTATGCGTTATGTTTACTTGTTAAACTAACTCTGAACTGTAAGAAATCAGCGTGGGATCTGCTCCAACTGATGCGAATCTATGCGGAAAAACCATGGGACGATTTTTTAGTAGCGATCTACCGCAAGCCAACGCGAACATCGAAGGGACGACCTAAGCGAAATGGTAGGCCCCCGAAAAAGGCAACGAAGTCAATGGAGCCGAAACTGATCGTACGTTAA